One region of Salvia miltiorrhiza cultivar Shanhuang (shh) chromosome 3, IMPLAD_Smil_shh, whole genome shotgun sequence genomic DNA includes:
- the LOC131016211 gene encoding F-box protein At2g27310-like, giving the protein MSVSSVDSMASLSSDLCYDILRRLDGANLAIAACTCAAFSSISKEEKLWENVCSSMWPSTNSNDVKTLISSVGGFKKFYADCFPLIVNKEVPEFHCNDYYDYPQEWTEADYYGDEDEVENISPSDFVSIVDIRFREKTICSKVLWGIPYANGSSGWFYNCPFRIDLLANAARDDEQADEVVLSVSDGLPPSWSIERERKDGKLWHELRDGIRLSWILVNIKTKKAANLSSWSSIGGQRHWPTDKDFLIRFGSILPAKGILPCQVVECILIMKFKVVVAEDGGSHTTIKLSELSMQLGDMEGSHVNGRNSLLVLKEALNCPRSKNYSEALESCHLYSKVQSELKEEKMRYENRLDTLWILGSIAACATFCLYCL; this is encoded by the coding sequence ATGTCGGTTTCATCAGTTGATAGTATGGCATCATTAAGCAGCGATCTTTGCTATGACATACTAAGGCGTCTTGATGGTGCTAATTTGGCCATTGCAGCCTGTACTTGTGCCGCATTTTCTTCTATCTCAAAAGAAGAGAAGCTGTGGGAAAATGTATGCTCTTCCATGTGGCCTTCAACGAACAGCAATGATGTCAAAACTTTGATCTCTTCAGTCGGTGGATTTAAAAAGTTTTATGCTGATTGTTTCCCCCTCATAGTAAACAAGGAGGTTCCTGAATTTCACTGCAATGACTACTATGATTATCCTCAAGAATGGACTGAAGCCGACTATTATGGTGACGAGGATGAAGTAGAAAATATTTCACCATCAGATTTCGTGTCTATTGTGGATATCAGATTTAGAGAGAAAACAATTTGTTCTAAAGTCCTCTGGGGTATTCCCTACGCAAATGGTTCAAGTGGTTGGTTTTACAATTGTCCTTTTCGAATTGATCTTCTTGCCAACGCTGCTAGAGATGACGAGCAAGCAGATGAGGTTGTGCTCTCAGTATCTGATGGCCTGCCTCCAAGTTGGTCGAttgaaagagaaagaaaagatGGGAAGCTTTGGCACGAGCTTCGTGATGGAATCAGGCTTAGTTGGATTCTAGTTAACATCAAAACAAAAAAGGCTGCTAATCTCTCAAGTTGGAGTTCTATAGGAGGGCAGAGACATTGGCCTACCGACAAGGATTTCTTGATACGATTCGGTTCTATTCTCCCTGCTAAAGGTATCCTTCCATGTCAAGTAGTGGAGTGCATCCTTATCATGAAGTTCAAAGTGGTCGTTGCCGAAGATGGAGGCTCCCATACCACTATCAAATTGTCGGAACTAAGCATGCAGCTCGGAGACATGGAAGGTTCTCATGTCAACGGGAGAAACAGTTTGCTCGTTCTAAAAGAAGCACTCAACTGCCCTAGGAGCAAGAATTACAGCGAGGCCCTCGAGTCCTGTCACTTGTACTCAAAAGTCCAGAGCGAGCTCAAGGAGGAGAAGATGAGATATGAAAACAGGTTGGATACACTTTGGATTTTAGGAAGTATTGCTGCTTGCGCCACATTTTGTTTATACTGTTTGTGA